Within the Acidimicrobiales bacterium genome, the region TCGCCTGGGCGGTCGACGAGCCCTCGCTGGAGGGCGAACTCGTACAACCGCTTCTGGAGCGCCCTTCTTCCCCGGTGCAGCCGGCTCATCACCGTGCCGATCGGGATGTCGAGGATCTCGGCGATCTCCTTGTACGAGAACCCCTCGATGTCGGCCAGCAGGACGGCCAGGCGGAACTGCTCCGGGAGGGACTCGACGGCGTCCTTCACCTCGGTCTCGGTGAACCAGTCGAGCAGCTCGTCCTCGGCGCTGCGGCCGGCGGTGGCCGCCTCCAGGCCGCCGAGGCGGCGGTAGAGGTAGAGGTCCTCGACCTCCTCGATCTCGGTCTCGTCCGGCCGCCGCTTCTTGGCCCGGTACGAGTTGATGAACGTGTTGGTGAGGATGCGGTACAGCCAGGCCTTGAGGTTGGTGCCGGCCTGGAAGCCGCCGTAGGCCCGGTAGGCCTTGAGGTAGGTCTCCTGGACCAGGTCCTCCGCGTCGGCCGGGTTCCTCGTCATGCGCAGGGCCGCCGAGTACAGCGACGGCATGAACTCCATCGCGTCCTCGACGAAGCGCGCCTGGTCGGCCACGGGGACGACCCTACCCGGCACGTACGGGCGCCAAAGCGGCACGCTGGGCTGCGGCGGTGACTGTCACACCCCCTTCGTAAGGTCGCACCATGACCTTCACCACGGACGCTCCCGACCTCCGTCTAGCCTGGATGCGGCGCTGGCCAGGAGGGCCGCCGATGGCGAACGTGCGGTCGCGGGTCGTCGTGTTCGACGGCGACGACACGCTGTGGACAACCGAGCCGCTGTACGACCGAGCGCGTCAGGAGGCGCGACTCGTCGTCGAGAACGAAGGACTCGACGGGGAGAGGTGGGAGGCCCTCGAGCGGGCGCTCGACGTCGCGAACATCGCGCGCTTCGGCCTCTCGGCCAAGCGCTTCCCCACGTCCTGTCGAGAGGCGTACCTCGCGGTGTGCGAGGAAGCGGACCGGGCGATGGTTCCGGCGGTGGCCGAGAAGATCGAGGAGACGGCAGCGCGCGTCTTCGACGAACGGGCGCCGCTCGTTCCCGCCGCCGTGCAGGTGCTCACGGAGTTGCGCGATCGATTTCGCCTGGTGCTTCTCACCCAGGGTGACGAGGCGGTGCAGTGGCGGCGGGTCCAGGCGAGCGGCCTCGCGCCCCTGTTCGACGAGATCGTGGTCGTCCCCGTCAAGAGTCCAGAGGTCCTCGTCGCCGTCCTCGGCCGGCTGGAGGCCGACGCCGAACAGGCGTGGATGGTCGGCAACAGCATCCCGTCCGACATGCGGCCCGCCTTGGCAGTCGGGATGCGGGCCGTGTGGATCGACGCCCACGTCTGGGAGCACGAGCGGCGTGAGGAGGCCGAAGAGCACCCCCGCATGGTGCGGGCCCGACTCCTGATGGAGGTCCCACGGATCGTCAGCTGAAGGAGTGGTGGTCCGAGATTCGGCTGCGGTTCGGCGCCGACCCGAGCATCGACTACGGCAGCGTCGGCATCAACTTCGTCGACGTCCTGTTCGCCATCGTCATCGGCTTTGCGCTGGAGAAGGTGCAGGTGTGGCGGACGATTCCGCAGGCGGGCTGGTGGCACCTCACGGTCGCCGTCGTCCTGACCCTGATGAGCTGGGTCGGGTACCACAACTCGGTCAACCGACCACGGTTCGTCATCGGGTTTCCGAACCTGCCACTCGTGCAGTTCGTGCTCGACATCGCCATGGTCGTCGTGTACGGCCTCGCCGTGTTCTCGGTCGAGACGGCGACGAATCGCGGCCAGCGCGTGCACACGACGCTCTGGCCGGAGGCGGTCCTCGTGTCGATCGCCTTCGTGCTGTACGCGCTGTGGGACCGCGTGGCGCTGACGGTCCGCAAGACGGTCGCGTACCGGGACGAGTGGGAGCGGGCGATGAACGAGCGCCCCGACCTCGGTCTCAAGCCGATGCGGTCTGCCGACGACGGGTTCGATCGCAAGCGACGGCACGTCACCTACTGGTGCGCGCTGTTCGCGGCTGGCCTCGCGGTGGGTGCTGTGGCGGTCGACGCTGCGGCAGCGGCCGAGCCGCCCACGATCGCCGTTGCGGTCATCGACGGCGGGCTGATCCTCCTGCTCCTCGGGTACCGCCTCGCCAAGGAGTTCGTCAGCGAGCCGCGCACCGCGCTGCCTGTTGAGAAGGGCGGCGGCGGGTAGGCGATCCGGCCATGATCGGCTGGGTCGGCGACATCGAGGCCGCGACGCTGTCCAACGGCGACTTCCGGCGGGTGCTGTTCACCGGTGGGCACGTGCAGCTCACCGTCATGCGGCTGGGCCCCGGCGAGGAGGTGGGGCGGGAGGTCCACCCCCACCTCGACCAGTTCATCCGCGTCGAGGAGGGCACGGCC harbors:
- a CDS encoding sigma-70 family RNA polymerase sigma factor, which codes for MADQARFVEDAMEFMPSLYSAALRMTRNPADAEDLVQETYLKAYRAYGGFQAGTNLKAWLYRILTNTFINSYRAKKRRPDETEIEEVEDLYLYRRLGGLEAATAGRSAEDELLDWFTETEVKDAVESLPEQFRLAVLLADIEGFSYKEIAEILDIPIGTVMSRLHRGRRALQKRLYEFALQRGLVDRPGDGADPRAVETRATGT
- a CDS encoding HAD family hydrolase, with amino-acid sequence MTFTTDAPDLRLAWMRRWPGGPPMANVRSRVVVFDGDDTLWTTEPLYDRARQEARLVVENEGLDGERWEALERALDVANIARFGLSAKRFPTSCREAYLAVCEEADRAMVPAVAEKIEETAARVFDERAPLVPAAVQVLTELRDRFRLVLLTQGDEAVQWRRVQASGLAPLFDEIVVVPVKSPEVLVAVLGRLEADAEQAWMVGNSIPSDMRPALAVGMRAVWIDAHVWEHERREEAEEHPRMVRARLLMEVPRIVS